From one Triticum aestivum cultivar Chinese Spring chromosome 4B, IWGSC CS RefSeq v2.1, whole genome shotgun sequence genomic stretch:
- the LOC123094732 gene encoding uncharacterized protein has translation MEAPPSASEASMELLDHGAPKASEVVAALAGQVGFETVFACDSAEVVVRERGCPRGYTKRTILGPISTNGHWLPRDDIIQHIPSAVCTCFASSTATRPSSTDILRRMLSQARSSACSVFASLQSAVTGGSSRCGR, from the exons ATGGAGGCACCTCCCTCGGCTTCGGAGGCCTCTATGGAGCTCCTGGACCATGGAGCTCCAAAGGCTTCGGAGGTCGTAGCGGCGCTCGCCGGGCAGGTTGGTTTCGAGACCGTCTTCGCATGCGACAGCGCCGAAGTCGTCGTGAGAGAAAGGGGCTGCCCAAGGGGATACACTAAGCGTACAATCCTGGGGCCCATCTCTACAAATGGTCACTGGCTCCCTCGCGATGACATCATCCAGCACATCCCTTCCGCCGTCTGTACCTGCTTCGCATCATCGACAGCGACAAGGCCTTCTTCGACGGACATCCTCAGGCGCATGCTGAGCCAGGCGAGGAGCTCGGCATGTTCCGTCTTCGCGTCACTGCAGAGCGCGGTGACCGGTGGGTCGTCGAG GTGCGGGAGATGA